The Dongia rigui genome includes the window CCTGGGTCGGCGCCATCGTCGCCCTCGCCGCCTGCCTCACCGGCCTCTTCTCGCTGTGGCTGAGCCGACGCCAGGGTGACGCAGAGCCCGATTACGTCCCGGAAGCCGACACGGTTCCCGCCGAATAAAGCCCTTCGTTTCAGGTTGGGTGGGAGACGGCCCGCAGCGCTTCGGCGCGCGGGCCGTTTCTTTGCTGACCGTTTTCTTATGCGCCAATGAATGCTAGTGGATGTCGCGCAAGATCGGCCGATCCAGGATCCATCATGACCACCGACCACGCCAGGCAGCACCGGCTGGGCCTCGCCTATGTCGCCCTTTCGGCCCTGCTGTGGTCGCTCTCGGGCCTCTTCATGCTGTCGATCAAGGCCGACCTCATGACCATCATCTTCCTGCGTGGTCTTGTTTCCGGCACGGCCATCATGGCGATTTTCGCCCTGGTCGAGAAGCGCCAGGCCCTTGCTACACTGAAGGCGATGCGCGGGCCGACCTTGGCGGCAGCCGTTCTTGCCGGTGCCAGCATGATCTTCGGCCTCAGCGCCATTCACTATGCCTCGGTGGCCGAGGCGATGGTGATCTATGCCACCGCGCCCTTCATGACCGCCGGCATCGCCTATCTCTTCATCCGCGAGAAGGCGAGCCTCGCCACGCTCATCGCCAGCTGTGTGGCTGTCTGCGGCGTCCTCTTCATGGTGACGGGCGATGGCGGCAGCGGCTCACTCCTGGGCAAGATCCTCGCCGTGCTGATGTCGCTCGCCGTTGCGGGCCTTGCCACCGTCATGCGCCACTACCGCAACATCCAGATGCTCCCCGCCATGGCCGGCGGATCGTTCATCTGCGCACTGGCGGCGGTGCCGTTCATCCATCTGGGTTCCGTGACACCGACCGATTTCGGCCTCATCCTCCTCTTCGGCATCGTGCAGAATGCCTGCGGCCTCGCCCTCTATGTGGTGGGTGCAAGGCGCATCTCGGCTGCCTCCGCCAGCCTCATCACCGCGCTCGAAGTGCCCTTCACGCCGCTCTGGACCTGGATCTTCATGAATGACGCACCGTCACAAGCGACCCTCATCGGCGGCGCCATCGTGCTGGTGGCCTTGTTCGGCCACATCCTCGCCGAACTCCGCCGCCCGCATGCGCCCGTGCTGGGGGCGGTCTAGCGAACCTTCACCGGGCAGCGCCCCGGCCTTAAGATAAAACCGTGGCTTGAGGAGATGAGGCGATGCCGAGCGAAATCATCAACTATACGGGTAGCGGGCTGAACCTGCGCAGCGAGCTTTATCTGCCGGCAGGCCCCGGCCGTAAGTCGGCCGTGTTTGTTTTCCCCGACGTCTTCGGGCTGGGCGATCATGTGCGCGAGCGCGCCGAACGCCTCGCCAAGCTGGGCCATGTGGCGCTGGCCTGCGATATTCATGGCGAGGGCTTCCTGTTCGACGACATCAATGCCGCGGTCGATAAGCTGCAGCCGCTCTACGACGACGTCGCGCATTTCCGCGGGGTCGGGCTTGCAGCGCTGGCGGCCCTCGCTGCGCGACCGGATGTCGACCCAGCACGGATGGCCTCGATCGGGTTTTGCTTCGGCGGCACCATGTCGCTGGAACTGGCGCGCGCCGGCGCCGATATCAAGGCGGCGGTCTGTTTCCATGGCGGCCTGGAGAGCAAGGCGCCGGCCGCGCCCGGCGGGGTCAAGGCGCGCATCCTCGCCTGTATCGGCGCGGACGACCCCTTCATTCCCCCGGCAGAACGCGCCGAATTCGAAGCCGAGATGCGCAGCTGCGGTGCCGACTGGCAGATGCACCTCTACGGCAACACCGTCCACAGCTTCACCAACAAACAGGCCGCCAAACGCCAGTTGCCCGACGTCGTCCGCTATGACGCCGCCGCCGACGCCCGGTCCTGGGCCGCGATGCTGGAACTCTTCGACGAGGTGCTGGTGGGGTGATCACCCCTTCTTGGCAAATTCCGCAAACGCCGCGCCGTAATCAGGGTGCCAGCGTGAGAGCGGCGGGCGGTTCTCCACGATGTCGCCGGCGGCCCAGAGGATGCGGCGTTCGTCGAGGCTGCGCGGGACGTCGTTGTCGGGGCAGAGGATGTAGAAATCGCCGGCCGCGAGGCGCGTCATCATGAAGGCAGCGAGTTCATCGGGCGTCCAGGCGCCGGCCGGCTTTTCGGTGCGGCCTTGCGCAGCAAGTTCGGTGAAGACGAAGCCGGGGATGAGGAGATGTGCGCTGATGCGACAGCCGGCCGTGTTGCGCAGCTGGTGCTGCAGCGCTTCCGTCACCACCTTCACGCCGGCCTTCGAGGTGTTGTAGGCGGGATCGCCCGGCGGCGTGGTGATGCCTTGCTTCGAGCCGGTGTTGATGACGAGGCCGGGGCGGCCACGCGCGATCATCGCCGGCACGAAGGTCTGCACGCCATGGATGACGCCCCAGAGATTGACCCCGAGGATCCGCTGCCAGTTGTCGGTGCCGTCCAGGATCGTGCTGCCGGGCTGGATGCCGGCATTGTTGACCAGCACATCCGTGCCGCCGAAGGCCGCCTTCACCCGCACCTCAAGACGTTGCACATCGGGGAGCTTCGAGACGTCCGTCTCGACACCCAGCACGGCGGCGGTCCCTTTGGGCGCCTCAGCCGCGATCGTCGCAACCGCGCGGGCGATTTTGTCGGCCCCGAGATCGGCGATGACGATGCGCAGGCCCAGTTGCGCAAACTGCTTGGCGATAGCGAGGCCAATACCGGCAGCACCGCCGGTGATGACGGCGACGGAATCGGATGTGAGAGCGGGATGCGTCATGGATCGGTTCCTGGGTCTAAGCTGTTCAGTCGGCGACTGGCACACGGCCGAGGGTGGCCAGAAGATCGGTCTGCGTCACCACGCCGACCAGATGATGCGCCGCATCGGTGATGACGGCGGCGTGGGTCTTGCCATCGGTCAAGGGGGCGATGAGGTCGATGGCCGGCTTTTCCGCGGTTGTCGTCCAGGCCGCCGACATGACGGCAGCGACATCGGCATCTGCCTTGAGCAATTCGCGTAGGCCCACGGTGCCTAAGACCTTTCCCGCAGAATCGACGACCGGCAGCATGCGCAGGTTCCGCTGCAGCAGCAAGGCGCGCGCCTCGTCGATCGCTGTCGTCGGCGCCACATGGACGATGTCGCGCGACATGATATCGGCGCAGGTGAGGTTGCCATGGCTGCGTTCGAGAGCCCGCAGTTCCACGCGCGAGAGCAGCTGGTCGAGATCGGCGCGGTCGATGTCGAAGGCTTCGCCGAGATCGGCCAATGCCCCGTCGATATCGCCAGCGGTGAAGCCGATGCGCAGGCCGGGTACGGCATCCGTGGTACCATGGGTGTTGACCGGCGCCGCCAAGGGCTTGTGCGGATAGTTGTGCTTCAGCAGCCGGTGATAGCCAAGACCCACCAGCGTGATCAGCACCGCATTGATCGCCACCGGATCGAGCGCGAAGAGCAATCCGGCATCGGTGACGTTGTGCCCGCCCAGCACGGCGAGGAGTGCTGCCGCCCCGCCCGGCGGATGCAGGCAGCGGCAAAGCGACATGACGGCGATGGCCAGTGCCACGGCGATGCCGGCAGCGAGGATCGGATCCGGCAGGAGAAGCGCCACCAGAATGCCGATGGCGGCCGAGATGGTGTTGCCGCCGATGATCGGCCAGGGCTGGGCGAGGGGACTGGCCGGCACGGCAAAGAGCAGCACGGCACTGGCCCCCATCGGCGCCACCAGGTAAGGGAGATGCGCCATGTCACCCGTGAGGCTGCCCGGGGTGAGGCGGCACAGCAGATAGGTGACGCAGATGCCGGCAAACGCACCGAGGCAGGCGATGACGCGGTCGCGCCAGGTGGCCCCGGCGAGAATCGGCAGGAAGAAGCCGGGCTTTTGCGGCGCGGTGGGCATCAGGACAACTTTCTGCGCGGGATGATTAGTCGAGGCTGGCCGGCACGTGGTTGGCGAGTTCCTGATTGAGGACGCGGGTGTTCTCACTGTAATCGATCGGCACCGTCACAAGATGCACGCCGCCGGCCTTGAAGGCCGCCTCCAAAGTCGGCACGAAATCGCCAATCGCCGTCACCCGGTGGCCCTTGGCGCCATAGCTTTCGGCATAGCGCACGAAATCCGGGTTGTTGAAGGTCATGCCGAAATCGGGGAAGGCGTCGACCGATTGCTTCCAGCGGATCATGCCATAGGCGCCGTCCTCGAGGATGAGGACGACAAGGTTGAGCTTCAGGCGCACAGCCGTTTCCATTTCCTGGCTGTTCATCATGAAGCCGCCATCGCCGCAGACCGCGAGCACCCGGCGCTGGGGATAGAGAATGGCGGCCATCATCGCCGAGGGGAGCCCCGCGCCCATCGTGGCCAGCGCATTGTCGAGCAACAGCGTGTTCGCCATGGTCGTGCGGTAGTTGCGCGCGAACCAGATCTTGTACATGCCGTTGTCGAGGGCGACGATGCCGTCGGCCGGAATCACCTGGCGCACGTCATGGACGATGCGTTGCGGCGTGAAACGATCTTCGGTCGCGCGGTCGGCGAGGCGTGCCAGAATCGTCTGGCGCAGGGGCAATAGCGCGCCGGCCTGCGGCAGCTTGCCCTCAAGACGGTCGGCGAGGAGGCGCAGGCTGGGGCCTATATCGCCCACCACCTCGGCTTGCGGGAAATAGACCTGCTCGACAGTTGCCGGCTGGTAGCCCACGTGAATGACCTGCGGTCCCTGCGGCCCCATGATGAAGGGCGGCTTTTCGATCGTGTCATGGCCGATGGTGATGATGAGGTCGGCGCGGTCGATGGCGTCGTGCACATAGTCGCGTTCCGACAAGGCGGCCGTCCCCATATAGAGTTCGGTCCCGCCGGGGACGGTGCCCTTGCCCATCTGCGTCGTGAAGAAGGGAATGCGCGTGCGGATGACGAATTGCGCGAGATCGGCTGTGGCGCGCGGGCGCGAGGCCGCGGCCCCCAGCATCACCAGCGGGCGTTTCGCCGCCTTGATCATCGCCGCCGCGCGGTCGAGGGCTTCTGCGCCGGCCACGGGCAGTTCCAGCGCATGGGGCGGGATGATGGCGGCATCCGCCTCCTCCGCCGCCACGTCTTCGGGGAGTTCCAGATGTACCGGGCCCGGGCGCTCGTCCATGGCGACACGGAAGGCTTCGCGCACGGTGGTGGGTATGGTGCGCACCGAGACGATCTGGCGCGTGAGCTTGGTCAAGGGACGCATCGCCGACACCACATCGACGATCTGGAAGCGCGCCTGGCGCGAGGATTTCACACCCTTCTGCCCGGTAATCATCACCAGTGGCATGCCGCCCAGCAGCGCATAGGCTGCAGCCGTGGTGAAATTGAGGGCGCCGGGACCCAGGGTCGCGATGCAGACGCCGGGCTTGCCGGTGAGGCGCCCATAGGTTGCCGCCATGAAGGCCGCCGCCTGTTCGTGGCGGGTGAGGACCAGCTGGATCTTGGATTTGCGTAAGCTCTCGACGACATCGAGATTCTCCTCGCCCGGCACACCGAAGATGCGCTCGACACCCTCATTCTCCAGCGCCGCCACCAACAGATCCGAACCCTTGCCCATGTCCTTGTCGCTCCTGCCGCTTTCCGGGGCGGAATATTAGGGCAAGAGTGGCGCCAAGGGCCATGCCGATCCGGCGCGTGAGCCATGCGTGGGCCTGGATGCGCTGGGCGATTTCTGGGGGTCAGCCGCGCAGTCGGGCCGTTGGCAATGTGCGCAGGTCGATGCCGTGGGAGAGGAGGTAGTCCTCCAGCACAATGGCCTGGCTGGGCTTCCCTTGCGCATCGAGCAGCGGGCAGATGATGTATTCGGTGCGCAGCAGGCGCTTGCCCTGGATCGCATATTCGGCAACGCCCTGGACCGGCCAGCCATCGTCGCGTTGCTTCCGGTAGACAGCGAGCAGTTCCGCTTCGCTGAAGTCGTCGATCTCCAATTCGTCAAGATAGTGGCCGGTGATTTCGATGCCGGTGAAGCGCACGACCTCGGTGCCGACCAGGCGATAGCGGATGCGCAAGGGTTCCGGGCTGAGGTCGACGATCATCAGATTGGGGAGCAGCGATTTGATTGCCGCCGGATCGACCAGAGAGCGGGCGGGGACGGTGCCGGGCACGCCCAGGCTGCGCCAATAGTTGAACAGCGCGCGGACGCGCGCTGAGGCAATGCGCGGGTCGACCTCGTCGCCTGCCGGGAGATACCAGCTGTTCATGGCCCTCGCTTCGCGTGTTGCCCAGCGCCTACCCGCTATCGTACAGGGTTGAGATGCGTGCCGACAAGGCGCCATGCCGGTCTGTCGTGCCTTGCGTCAGCCCCTCGGCCGATGGCGCTGCATGAGGACGATGGCGACACCGCCCAAGGTGGCCATGGCGGCGAAGATGAGGCGCTGGGTCAGCATCTCGCCCAGGAACAGCACGCCGCCCAGGGCGGCGATGGCCGGCACCGAGAGCTGCAAGGTGGCGGCGCGCATGGCGCTGAGATGCGGCAGCAGCGCGTACCAGACGACATAGCCGCAGCCAGAGGCGAGCGCACCGGACGCCAATGCCAGCAGCACGCCCCGCGTTTGGGCATGCGCTATGCCGGGCGCCAGCAGCAGGCTTGCCAGGCTGACGGCAAGCACCGGCGGCACGGCCATGAGGAAGTTGCGCGCGGTCGCCAGCAGTGGATCGGCGGCGTGGCGGCCGAGCAGCGAATAGAAACCCCAGCCGAGGCCGGCGATGACCATCAGCAGCGCGCCAAGAGGATCGGGCGCATGGAGACCCGGCAGCACCAGATAGACGAGGCCGGCAAAGGCCAGGGCAAGGCCACCCCAGGAGAGGGCGGAGAAACGTTCGCCGCCGAGCAGCGCCACCGAGAACATGGTGAGCTGCACGGCGCCAAAGAGAATGAGGGCGCCCGTGCCGGCGCCCAACGACAGATAGGCGAAGGAAAAACAGGCCATGTAGAGAAAGAGCATCAGTGCCGGGCGCGCGGCAGCGCGCAATGCCATGACGCCGCCCGCCGTCACCGAGCCACCACGCAGGCGCAGGATGAGCGCCAGGACAGCGGCACCTGAAACCATGCGCAGGCTGGCAAAGCTCGCGGCATCGATGCTGCCGGCGCCCAGCGCCAAGCGGCACAGCAGCGAATTGGCGGCAAAGGCCAGCATGGCGACGTTCGCAAGGCAGGCGATGCGCCAGGTAAGCGTGGTCGGGACGGGCACGCGGAAAACTCCGGGAGATGGGGACGTGGCTGTCGTTCGCGACCCTATGCCGCAGCGGCTGCATCGTAAATGGCAGCAGGCTAAAATGGGGAATTGTCCCCATCCTATCGTTCCAGCGTTTGCCGCCTCAGCGCATCTGCGCGGCAATGACCCGGGCACTTAGCGGAACGACCAGAACCAGCGCACCGATCAGGCCGAAGGCGAAGCTGAGGCTGGTCCAGTCGGCAACCGGGCCGATCGCCGCCGGCCCCACCAGGATGCCGGCATAGCCGATGGTGGTGATGGCAGCGACCGCGTGGCTTGGCGACATCACCTTTTGCGCGCCGGCGGCGGTATAGAGCACCGGCACGATGTTGGAGGCGCCGAGCCCGATGAGCACGAAGCCGAGCAAGGCGGCTTCGTCGACGGGCGCCAGCACGGCAAGGAGGAAACCCAGCGTCACGCCGCAGCCGCCCAGCAGCAGAATTCGGGAGCGCCCGAGATGCGCCACGATCCAATCGCCGGCGAAGCGCCCCACGGTCATGGCGATGGCGAAGGCACTGTAGCCGGTGCCAGCGGCCGTCGCCTCGAAGCCGCGCTGGCTGACCAGGAACTGGCCGCTCCAATCCAGCATCGCCCCTTCGGCGAGGAAGATGACGAAACAGAGGAAGCCGATGAAGAGGACGATGCCATGCGGCAGGACGAAGAGCGGTGAACCGCCGCCACCTTCGTTGCCGTAAGCGATGTTGCGCCGATGCGCCAGCGCCAGGATGACGATGAGGGCGATGACGATCGCCAAGGTCGCGGTGAAAGGTGCCACACCCAGCGAGAGCAGCAGGCTCATGCTGCCGGCACCGGCAAAGCCACCCAGGCTGAAGCAGCCGTGAAAGCCCGACATCAAGGGCCGGTCGGCGCCCTTTTCGACGATCACCGCCTGGATGTTCATCGCCACCTCGCAGGCACCGACCGCGGCACCGAAGGCAAAGAGCGAGACCGCCATCAGCACGCCGCTGGCAAGAAAACTGAGCGGCAACAGCAGCAGGGCAACAGCCAAGCCGCACACCAGGATCACCGCACGGCAGCCGAAGCGGGTGGAAAGCGCCCCCGAAATCGGCATGGCGATGATCGACCCGGCACCCAGGCACAGCAGCAGGAAGCCCAGCCACGTATCGTCAAGCCCGGTGCGCAGCTTGGCGAAGGGGACCAGCGCCGCCCAATTGGCCAGCGTCACGCCAATGAAAAAGAAGGACAGGCGGGTCGCCAATTGTTCGGGGCGGCCGGGCTTGGCATGGCCGTTCGGGGAAGTCGCGTCGGTCAAGAAAATCACATGGAACGAGGTGGCAGCAGCGGGGCGCCATCGCCCCGGTGCGGAAGGGGCGCATCTTATGAGCGAAGCGGGCCCCGGATCAACCCAGCGCCAAGCACGGCCCGGGCAAGGCCACGTAACAAAGCCCGACAACGACACGTAACCGCCATCAGGCATGCATCAGGGAGATTTGCCATGTGGCAAAGGCAGGTGTTTCGGGCGCAAGTGTTGATGGCCCTGGCTTTTGCGGGGTTGTTCGCTGGCCCGGCCGTGGCCGAGACACGCCCGGTGGTGGTCGAGTTGTTCACCAGCCAGGGCTGTTCGTCCTGCCCGCCGGCGGATGCCAATCTGATCCGCTTGATGGACCGGCCGGATATCCTGGCGCTGAGCTTCGCCGTCACCTATTGGAACGATCTGGGTTGGGACGACACATTCTCAAAGCAGGCCTTCACCGACCGTCAATTCGCCTATGAAGGGCCGCTTGGCCGCCAGAGCGCCTACACGCCGCAGATGGTGATCGATGGGACTGCCGACAGCGTTGGCCATGACTTGTCTGAAGTGGAAGCATTGGTCACCCGCGCCGCCGCTGCGCAATCAAGTGAACCAGCGATCGATGTGGCGGGCGAGAAGATCGTCGTCGCGGCTGCGGCATCGCCGGCACGGGCCGCCGATGTGTGGCTGGTGCGTTACGACCCTGGCATTGCCGAGGTACCCGTGGCGCGCGGCGAGAATCGCCGGCGCGTGCTGCAGATCGGCCATGCGGTGCGGGAACTGACGCGTCTTGGCACCTGGTCAGGTGCTGCGCTGAGCCTCGATCTGCCGCCGGCGCAGGAAGGGCGTGAATTAGCCGGCGCCATCCTGGTGCAGGATGGCCCTGGCGGGCACATCCTCGCTGCACGCAAGCTCTAGATTGATCGTCAGCCGGCGCGGATCTGGCGCAGAAAGTCGCTGACCTGCTGCTGCAGCAACGCGCCATTGCGCGCCAATTCGCTGGCGGCACTCAAGACCTGGGTCGAACCGGCGCTGGTCTGCTGCGAGGCTTCGGTAACACCGGCGATATTGGTGGAAACCTCGGTGCTGCCGGTCGCCGCCTGTTGCACGTTCCTGGAAATCTCCTGCGTCGCCGCCCCCTGCTCCTCCACCGCCGAGGCGATGGTGGTGGCGATTTCCGAGACGCGGCCGATGGTCTGGGTGATGCCCTGGATGGCCTGGGCCGAACTGTCGGTCGAATCCTGGATCGAGCGCACCTGTTCGGCGATGTCGTCGGTGGCTTTGGCCGTTTGCGTGGCGAGATTCTTCACCTCGGAGGCGACAACGGCGAAGCCCTTGCCGGCATCACCGGCACGGGCGGCCTCGATGGTCGCGTTAAGCGCCAGCAGGTTGGTCTGGCCGGCAATGTCATTG containing:
- a CDS encoding DMT family transporter; amino-acid sequence: MTTDHARQHRLGLAYVALSALLWSLSGLFMLSIKADLMTIIFLRGLVSGTAIMAIFALVEKRQALATLKAMRGPTLAAAVLAGASMIFGLSAIHYASVAEAMVIYATAPFMTAGIAYLFIREKASLATLIASCVAVCGVLFMVTGDGGSGSLLGKILAVLMSLAVAGLATVMRHYRNIQMLPAMAGGSFICALAAVPFIHLGSVTPTDFGLILLFGIVQNACGLALYVVGARRISAASASLITALEVPFTPLWTWIFMNDAPSQATLIGGAIVLVALFGHILAELRRPHAPVLGAV
- a CDS encoding dienelactone hydrolase family protein, which gives rise to MPSEIINYTGSGLNLRSELYLPAGPGRKSAVFVFPDVFGLGDHVRERAERLAKLGHVALACDIHGEGFLFDDINAAVDKLQPLYDDVAHFRGVGLAALAALAARPDVDPARMASIGFCFGGTMSLELARAGADIKAAVCFHGGLESKAPAAPGGVKARILACIGADDPFIPPAERAEFEAEMRSCGADWQMHLYGNTVHSFTNKQAAKRQLPDVVRYDAAADARSWAAMLELFDEVLVG
- a CDS encoding SDR family NAD(P)-dependent oxidoreductase, which gives rise to MTHPALTSDSVAVITGGAAGIGLAIAKQFAQLGLRIVIADLGADKIARAVATIAAEAPKGTAAVLGVETDVSKLPDVQRLEVRVKAAFGGTDVLVNNAGIQPGSTILDGTDNWQRILGVNLWGVIHGVQTFVPAMIARGRPGLVINTGSKQGITTPPGDPAYNTSKAGVKVVTEALQHQLRNTAGCRISAHLLIPGFVFTELAAQGRTEKPAGAWTPDELAAFMMTRLAAGDFYILCPDNDVPRSLDERRILWAAGDIVENRPPLSRWHPDYGAAFAEFAKKG
- a CDS encoding HPP family protein; the protein is MPTAPQKPGFFLPILAGATWRDRVIACLGAFAGICVTYLLCRLTPGSLTGDMAHLPYLVAPMGASAVLLFAVPASPLAQPWPIIGGNTISAAIGILVALLLPDPILAAGIAVALAIAVMSLCRCLHPPGGAAALLAVLGGHNVTDAGLLFALDPVAINAVLITLVGLGYHRLLKHNYPHKPLAAPVNTHGTTDAVPGLRIGFTAGDIDGALADLGEAFDIDRADLDQLLSRVELRALERSHGNLTCADIMSRDIVHVAPTTAIDEARALLLQRNLRMLPVVDSAGKVLGTVGLRELLKADADVAAVMSAAWTTTAEKPAIDLIAPLTDGKTHAAVITDAAHHLVGVVTQTDLLATLGRVPVAD
- a CDS encoding acetolactate synthase large subunit — translated: MGKGSDLLVAALENEGVERIFGVPGEENLDVVESLRKSKIQLVLTRHEQAAAFMAATYGRLTGKPGVCIATLGPGALNFTTAAAYALLGGMPLVMITGQKGVKSSRQARFQIVDVVSAMRPLTKLTRQIVSVRTIPTTVREAFRVAMDERPGPVHLELPEDVAAEEADAAIIPPHALELPVAGAEALDRAAAMIKAAKRPLVMLGAAASRPRATADLAQFVIRTRIPFFTTQMGKGTVPGGTELYMGTAALSERDYVHDAIDRADLIITIGHDTIEKPPFIMGPQGPQVIHVGYQPATVEQVYFPQAEVVGDIGPSLRLLADRLEGKLPQAGALLPLRQTILARLADRATEDRFTPQRIVHDVRQVIPADGIVALDNGMYKIWFARNYRTTMANTLLLDNALATMGAGLPSAMMAAILYPQRRVLAVCGDGGFMMNSQEMETAVRLKLNLVVLILEDGAYGMIRWKQSVDAFPDFGMTFNNPDFVRYAESYGAKGHRVTAIGDFVPTLEAAFKAGGVHLVTVPIDYSENTRVLNQELANHVPASLD
- a CDS encoding PAS domain-containing protein; amino-acid sequence: MNSWYLPAGDEVDPRIASARVRALFNYWRSLGVPGTVPARSLVDPAAIKSLLPNLMIVDLSPEPLRIRYRLVGTEVVRFTGIEITGHYLDELEIDDFSEAELLAVYRKQRDDGWPVQGVAEYAIQGKRLLRTEYIICPLLDAQGKPSQAIVLEDYLLSHGIDLRTLPTARLRG
- a CDS encoding DMT family transporter; this encodes MPVPTTLTWRIACLANVAMLAFAANSLLCRLALGAGSIDAASFASLRMVSGAAVLALILRLRGGSVTAGGVMALRAAARPALMLFLYMACFSFAYLSLGAGTGALILFGAVQLTMFSVALLGGERFSALSWGGLALAFAGLVYLVLPGLHAPDPLGALLMVIAGLGWGFYSLLGRHAADPLLATARNFLMAVPPVLAVSLASLLLAPGIAHAQTRGVLLALASGALASGCGYVVWYALLPHLSAMRAATLQLSVPAIAALGGVLFLGEMLTQRLIFAAMATLGGVAIVLMQRHRPRG
- a CDS encoding MFS transporter — protein: MTDATSPNGHAKPGRPEQLATRLSFFFIGVTLANWAALVPFAKLRTGLDDTWLGFLLLCLGAGSIIAMPISGALSTRFGCRAVILVCGLAVALLLLPLSFLASGVLMAVSLFAFGAAVGACEVAMNIQAVIVEKGADRPLMSGFHGCFSLGGFAGAGSMSLLLSLGVAPFTATLAIVIALIVILALAHRRNIAYGNEGGGGSPLFVLPHGIVLFIGFLCFVIFLAEGAMLDWSGQFLVSQRGFEATAAGTGYSAFAIAMTVGRFAGDWIVAHLGRSRILLLGGCGVTLGFLLAVLAPVDEAALLGFVLIGLGASNIVPVLYTAAGAQKVMSPSHAVAAITTIGYAGILVGPAAIGPVADWTSLSFAFGLIGALVLVVPLSARVIAAQMR
- a CDS encoding DUF1223 domain-containing protein → MWQRQVFRAQVLMALAFAGLFAGPAVAETRPVVVELFTSQGCSSCPPADANLIRLMDRPDILALSFAVTYWNDLGWDDTFSKQAFTDRQFAYEGPLGRQSAYTPQMVIDGTADSVGHDLSEVEALVTRAAAAQSSEPAIDVAGEKIVVAAAASPARAADVWLVRYDPGIAEVPVARGENRRRVLQIGHAVRELTRLGTWSGAALSLDLPPAQEGRELAGAILVQDGPGGHILAARKL